The window GCGCGCCGGACGCACGGTAGTCTGTGACCTGGGCAGCCTGCGGGACAACACTGAGCTCCTCCTGCAGTACGTAGACTACGCCGTGGTGTCCACCACCTTCGTGCGGCAGCTGTTTGGCGACTGCGACCTTGCGCTGGCCGCGCAGCGACTCTTGGACTTCGGGCCACGTGCGGCGGTGGTTACTGCTGGTGAGCAGGGGTGCTGGTGTGCGAGCAATGGCCGGCTCTTCCACCAGCCTGCCTTTGCGGTCACGGCGGTGGACACCACGGGTGCCGGCGACGTGTTCCACGGGGGCTTCATCTTCGGTTTGAGCCGGGGGTGGGAGCTTCCCCGCGTGCTACGGTGGGCAAGTGCGGCCGCCGCCCTGAAATGCACCAAGCTTGGGGGCCAGGCGGGGATCCCAACATTGGCCGAGGTGAAGAAGTTCCTGGTCGAGGCGGAGCGGAGAGAGATTGTCGAGGCTCACCAGTTGGCGGGCAAGGCCGGCCGGGAACCACTGCCCTCCGCCAGGTGAGTGCTGCAGGCGGTGGCCCGGCGCTGTGGCCGGAAAGGTGCCCTTCTGACTGCTGTCGCTGGTGGCTTCCGCAAGTGAAGAAGGTGAGCGTTCTCCGCTGCTGCCGACGTGACAAGGAAGACAGGGGTTTGCGCTGGCCACCATGGGAGAATGGCGGCGGTTCAGGTTTGACAAGCGATGAGGTGAAGCATGCGATCGAGAGCAGTGCTGTGGGCGATGCTGGCAGTGGTTTTCTTCGTCGGTGGATGTTCTCACAAGGAAAAGAATCCGACCCAGGGTATCCCTTGGCTGTATGACATCGAACAAGGGATCGCGCTGGCGAAGGCGCAGGGCAAGCCGCTCATGGTGGACTTTATGGCAACGTGGTGCCCGCCGTGCAAGGCAATGGAGGACTCGACCTTCAGCAACCCTGAGGTCATCCGCAAGGCGGCAGAGTTCATTC of the candidate division KSB1 bacterium genome contains:
- a CDS encoding PfkB family carbohydrate kinase yields the protein MRPSKSTGEVTRGKDAAPVRLFDCVGIGVCAVDHVSLLERYPHANEKTEALAYTVQGGGPVPTALATAARWGASCAYIGKVAKDAEGDFVLTQLARFGVDTSMVVRSPRGFTPRAMIWVEQGTGQRTVVLNRPAGLGLRLREVRRTQVLRGRILHLDGRESKVAIAAARWARRAGRTVVCDLGSLRDNTELLLQYVDYAVVSTTFVRQLFGDCDLALAAQRLLDFGPRAAVVTAGEQGCWCASNGRLFHQPAFAVTAVDTTGAGDVFHGGFIFGLSRGWELPRVLRWASAAAALKCTKLGGQAGIPTLAEVKKFLVEAERREIVEAHQLAGKAGREPLPSAR
- a CDS encoding thioredoxin family protein, which codes for MRSRAVLWAMLAVVFFVGGCSHKEKNPTQGIPWLYDIEQGIALAKAQGKPLMVDFMATWCPPCKAMEDSTFSNPEVIRKAAEFIPVRIDVDKQGQVANKYNANARKYNGVGIPNVLFMTPEEQVLVHPIGYRSPQAFLAVMDSALALCK